A window of Methanobacteriales archaeon HGW-Methanobacteriales-1 contains these coding sequences:
- a CDS encoding DUF2124 domain-containing protein: MKKVSDFEGLNGNIVAFKEQVSDAEKITFIGAPGVCTPFAELFAYAVRDKKSCFITLTDIESARSFKLTSQGMQLSEAADPQADVVALLGGLSMPKANVNVDELNEMIGKILNENGKIIGLSYMDMFVEAGWENKVNFDCIINGTLIGSINSYK, from the coding sequence ATGAAAAAAGTGAGTGATTTTGAAGGTTTAAATGGTAACATAGTAGCATTTAAGGAACAAGTATCTGATGCAGAAAAAATAACTTTTATTGGGGCTCCAGGTGTTTGCACACCATTTGCAGAGCTTTTTGCTTATGCTGTCCGGGATAAAAAGTCCTGTTTTATTACCTTGACTGATATTGAAAGTGCCAGGTCTTTTAAACTTACTTCACAGGGAATGCAATTATCCGAAGCTGCAGATCCACAGGCCGATGTAGTGGCCTTACTTGGTGGATTGTCCATGCCCAAAGCTAATGTTAATGTCGATGAATTAAATGAAATGATTGGTAAAATTCTTAATGAAAATGGTAAAATCATTGGATTAAGTTACATGGACATGTTTGTAGAGGCTGGATGGGAAAATAAAGTTAATTTTGACTGTATAATAAATGGAACCCTAATAGGGTCGATTAATAGTTACAAATAA